One region of Sebastes fasciatus isolate fSebFas1 chromosome 1, fSebFas1.pri, whole genome shotgun sequence genomic DNA includes:
- the LOC141773777 gene encoding actin-associated protein FAM107A — protein sequence MGVTHGKKKDSPETRLNGSAPVKQTDQTEQQQTDAERCSELQAPPCQLQSEEESSRLIRPQKSLNPLTASKSHRELHKELRMTHKRRVSQEGKSELQQALEKRRWEQGMKASRDQEEAKMNRSPLHQELQKRHQRLEKLESDTGQQQREGPEFIRVKESLRRTAALEENK from the exons AAAGATTCTCCAGAGACACGCCTGAATGGGTCTG CACCAGTAAAGCAGACAGACCAAACTGAACAGCAACAGACCGATGCAGAGCGATGCAGTGAGCTTCAGGCTCCTCCGTGCCAACTACAgagtgaggaggagagcagTCGACTCATCAGACCACAAAAATCTCTCAATCCTTTAACGGCTTCCAAGAGCCACCGGGAGCTCCACAAAGAACTGAGGATGACCCACAAGAG gAGAGTGTCTCAAGAAGGAAAGTCTGAACTCCAGCAGGCGTTAGAGAAGAGGAGATGGGAACAAGGGATGAAGGCGAGCAGGGATCAGGAAGAGGCCAAGATGAACAGATCACCACTTCATCAGGAGCTGCAGAAGAGACATCAGAGGCTAGAAAAG CTGGAGAGCGACACAGGACAACAGCAGCGAGAGGGGCCAGAGTTCATCCGAGTCAAAGAGAGTCTGAGAAGGACGGCAGCAttggaggaaaacaaatga